In the genome of Fusobacterium necrogenes, one region contains:
- a CDS encoding sigma-70 family RNA polymerase sigma factor, which produces MTLDKDLISYYLEDIRNYEILKKDEEIELLKKAKAGDNEAKNKLIVSNLRLVVNVAKNYVNRGLSLIDLISEGNFGLIYAIEKFDMNKGFRFSTYAVWWIKQSITKAIICKGRGIRIPSYKYDLLSKVNRYVLKRVREYGVYPTVDEISEELEIEKEKIEEIMVAFQDPMSLSMSIGDDIQLEDVIADGEDNTLEDSIIEEIQRSEVRQIVKVLADREKQILKLRFGLDGEEIHTLEEIGQTFNITRERVRQIEKKTLHKLKVYCEKNKHKFF; this is translated from the coding sequence ATGACTTTAGATAAGGACCTTATTTCATATTATCTAGAAGATATAAGAAATTATGAAATATTAAAAAAAGACGAAGAGATTGAGTTATTGAAAAAAGCAAAAGCTGGGGATAATGAAGCTAAGAATAAGTTGATTGTTTCTAATTTAAGACTTGTAGTGAACGTGGCTAAAAATTATGTAAATAGAGGCCTTAGTCTTATAGACTTGATCAGTGAAGGTAATTTTGGATTAATCTATGCCATAGAAAAATTTGATATGAATAAAGGATTTAGATTTTCTACCTATGCTGTATGGTGGATAAAACAATCTATAACAAAGGCTATCATTTGTAAAGGACGAGGTATAAGAATACCTTCATATAAATATGATCTATTGAGTAAAGTTAATAGATATGTTTTAAAAAGAGTTAGAGAATATGGTGTATATCCTACTGTTGATGAAATATCTGAAGAGTTAGAAATAGAAAAAGAAAAAATAGAAGAAATCATGGTAGCTTTTCAAGATCCTATGTCTCTGAGTATGAGTATAGGAGATGACATTCAGTTAGAGGATGTCATAGCTGATGGGGAAGATAATACTCTTGAAGATAGTATAATCGAAGAAATCCAGAGGTCTGAAGTTAGACAGATAGTAAAAGTTCTAGCCGATAGAGAAAAACAGATACTAAAGCTAAGATTTGGACTTGATGGTGAAGAAATACACACTCTTGAAGAGATAGGACAAACCTTTAATATAACACGTGAAAGAGTTAGACAGATTGAAAAGAAAACACTACACAAATTAAAAGTATACTGCGAAAAAAATAAGCATAAGTTTTTTTAA
- the dnaN gene encoding DNA polymerase III subunit beta, whose translation MKIRIQRIEFLKRLRIIEKTINENKIKPIISCAYIETRGDNLFFCGTNLETTITTEMQCKEIIEAGKLVFQYQLIEEYLKELKDDTVIFSEIDGNLLIESSDSSSEFSLMNAEDFPKILVNENFSEKIEEFKINSIELAEIFEKIKYAASPSSDNLSINCIRLESEDNRLKFITTDTYRLVYLEKELERIKSKIEVSIPLNTVEALTKLLRSIESTEITFYFINRQIFFKTPDVLIVSRIIDMAFPNYKGILLNNNYNKKLTINAEIFMKILKRITIFVRNNNETKYGATFYFNGKEMQVHGVNEVAKINEELVVNYEGENMKIALNTKFLSDFIQNLNKSKDITLEFVASNSSVKIKENDVEDYLYILMPLALKE comes from the coding sequence TTGAAAATAAGAATACAAAGAATAGAATTTTTAAAGAGATTGAGAATAATAGAAAAAACGATTAATGAGAATAAAATAAAACCTATTATCTCTTGTGCTTATATAGAAACAAGAGGTGATAATCTTTTCTTTTGCGGAACTAATCTAGAAACAACTATTACTACTGAAATGCAGTGTAAGGAGATAATAGAAGCTGGAAAACTTGTATTTCAGTATCAGTTAATAGAAGAGTATTTAAAAGAATTAAAAGATGATACCGTAATTTTTTCTGAAATAGATGGAAATTTATTGATAGAAAGTTCCGATTCATCTTCAGAATTTTCTTTGATGAATGCTGAGGATTTTCCTAAAATTCTAGTAAATGAAAATTTTTCTGAAAAAATAGAGGAATTTAAAATTAATAGCATAGAATTAGCAGAGATATTTGAAAAAATAAAATATGCCGCTTCCCCATCTAGTGATAATCTTTCCATAAATTGTATCAGACTGGAAAGTGAAGATAACAGATTAAAGTTCATCACGACAGATACATATAGGTTAGTCTATTTAGAAAAAGAATTAGAAAGGATAAAAAGTAAAATAGAAGTAAGTATTCCATTAAATACAGTAGAAGCTCTAACTAAGTTACTAAGAAGTATAGAAAGCACAGAAATAACCTTTTATTTTATCAATAGACAAATTTTCTTTAAAACTCCAGATGTTCTTATAGTAAGTAGAATAATAGACATGGCTTTTCCTAATTACAAAGGGATCTTACTAAATAACAATTACAATAAAAAATTGACTATAAATGCTGAAATATTTATGAAAATTTTAAAAAGAATAACTATATTTGTAAGAAATAATAATGAGACAAAATACGGTGCTACTTTCTATTTCAATGGAAAAGAAATGCAAGTTCATGGAGTAAATGAAGTAGCCAAGATAAATGAGGAGTTAGTAGTCAACTATGAAGGAGAAAATATGAAAATAGCCCTAAATACAAAATTTTTATCTGATTTTATCCAAAATCTGAATAAATCTAAGGATATCACATTAGAATTCGTAGCCTCAAATAGTTCTGTAAAGATAAAAGAAAATGATGTAGAGGATTATTTATACATTTTAATGCCACTTGCTCTAAAGGAATAA
- a CDS encoding response regulator, translating into MIRRDTLLIVDDLEMNRAILSNIFKKKYKIVEASDGDEALEYIKENSHKTIAILLDLVMPRVSGIEVLRAIKYKKIADEVPIFIITAKNSEKIMYEAYELGVKDILEKPFVPYFLKKRIENVIEFYEMKENHKKILENLNKDFNNILNLALEGKTAEIKKFTEETLKKLTI; encoded by the coding sequence ATGATTAGAAGAGATACATTACTAATTGTAGATGATTTAGAAATGAATAGAGCAATATTAAGTAATATTTTTAAAAAAAAATATAAAATAGTTGAAGCATCAGATGGAGATGAAGCATTAGAATATATAAAAGAAAATTCTCATAAAACAATTGCAATTCTATTGGATTTAGTTATGCCAAGAGTAAGTGGTATAGAGGTATTACGAGCTATAAAATATAAAAAAATAGCTGATGAAGTACCAATTTTTATCATTACAGCTAAAAATTCTGAAAAAATTATGTATGAAGCTTATGAATTAGGCGTGAAAGATATTTTAGAAAAACCTTTTGTTCCATATTTTCTAAAAAAAAGAATTGAAAATGTAATAGAATTTTATGAAATGAAAGAAAATCATAAAAAAATATTAGAAAATTTGAATAAAGATTTCAATAATATTTTAAACTTAGCACTCGAAGGTAAAACAGCTGAAATAAAGAAATTTACTGAAGAGACTTTAAAAAAATTAACTATATAA
- a CDS encoding linear amide C-N hydrolase, with protein MRLIFILFFTFCSLALACTGITIKTLDNKTIQARTIEYGESNLNSKLVISPREKEYQSLTPDGKFEGYKWKGKYGYVGASLITDMFIGEGINEAGLNAGLFYFPHYGSLAKFDKKNSKKSIVDMQLVSWILSNFSTVDEVKEGLKKIKIVNIGYDKDGNPLPTAHWRVADTKGGNIVIEIINNGEIKIHENKIGVLTNSPDYEWHMKNLNNYINLYAGNAKNFNINGQEFFSFGAGTGAIGLPGDITPPSRFVRAFYFLNTMKPANTSKEAINEAIHILNNFDLPIGVEYPAEHKTYIPKDLPSATQWTAISSLNDKEFYYKTMYNSQIRKIDLKKINFSKIDYTTIPLDEKPEENIKELIF; from the coding sequence ATGAGACTAATATTTATACTATTTTTTACCTTTTGTAGTTTAGCGCTAGCTTGTACAGGTATCACCATAAAAACTTTGGATAACAAAACAATACAAGCTAGAACTATTGAATATGGAGAAAGTAATCTCAACAGTAAATTAGTTATCTCTCCAAGAGAAAAAGAATATCAATCTCTTACTCCAGATGGAAAATTTGAAGGATATAAGTGGAAAGGAAAATATGGTTATGTGGGAGCTAGTCTTATCACCGATATGTTTATAGGAGAAGGGATAAATGAAGCTGGTCTTAATGCTGGTTTATTTTACTTTCCTCATTATGGAAGTTTAGCTAAATTTGATAAAAAAAATTCAAAAAAATCCATTGTAGATATGCAACTTGTAAGTTGGATACTATCAAATTTCTCAACTGTTGATGAAGTAAAAGAAGGTTTAAAGAAAATAAAAATTGTAAACATTGGTTATGATAAAGATGGTAATCCTCTTCCTACAGCTCATTGGAGGGTAGCTGATACAAAAGGCGGAAATATTGTTATTGAAATTATAAACAATGGTGAGATAAAAATTCATGAGAATAAGATAGGTGTTTTAACTAACTCTCCTGACTATGAGTGGCACATGAAAAATCTTAATAACTATATTAATCTTTATGCTGGAAATGCTAAAAATTTTAATATAAATGGACAAGAATTTTTCTCATTTGGAGCTGGAACTGGAGCTATAGGCTTGCCTGGAGATATCACTCCTCCATCAAGATTTGTAAGAGCTTTTTATTTCCTCAATACTATGAAGCCAGCTAATACTTCAAAAGAAGCTATTAATGAAGCTATTCATATATTAAATAATTTTGATCTACCAATAGGAGTAGAATATCCAGCTGAACATAAGACTTATATTCCAAAAGATCTCCCAAGTGCAACTCAATGGACAGCCATCAGCAGTTTAAACGATAAAGAATTTTATTATAAAACTATGTATAACAGCCAAATCAGAAAAATAGATTTGAAAAAAATAAATTTCTCTAAAATAGATTATACAACTATACCTTTAGATGAAAAACCTGAGGAAAATATTAAAGAACTTATATTTTAA
- a CDS encoding thiol-activated cytolysin family protein, with product MTIDEGIRGLNYDSKKVLAYDGETISQFLPKESSLSTDKFIVTTRAKRNITDKLFDISVVTSTLDRIYLGAIFLANQRLMENLPTEVSCEKKSLSFRVNNLSGLDSNEASATIENPTLSTVMGKINDIAQLWLDKYSATNKHSTILDYKESMLYSEAQMMAEFGLEAKNLINKLNINYENVGKKQIYLCRLKQIYYSASMNAVIQPSNLIADSITWEDFQAKGVNNDNPPVYVSNIDFGRVVYIKFETTENSDKVKEAFSAAVRGVDISQNLDYTNILKNSSFNLIVVGGTIDESKGVGLQALDDMRAVLNSGLTFSKSNPSFPISYTTTFLKNNELAITSTKTEYVEVKTEVFNSGELVLEHYGAYIARFFVDWEELNYDSKGNEIVTKNSWSDNGYNKTAPFKTIIPLPANSRNINIKAEGATGLIWEPWRTSVNKRNLPLVERRNVTIRGTTLSQNGTVTPDR from the coding sequence ATGACAATTGATGAAGGAATAAGAGGTCTTAATTACGATTCAAAAAAGGTACTAGCTTATGATGGAGAGACTATTAGTCAATTTTTACCTAAGGAGAGTAGTCTTTCTACAGATAAGTTTATAGTTACAACAAGAGCTAAAAGAAACATTACAGACAAACTTTTTGATATTTCTGTAGTAACAAGTACTTTAGATAGAATTTATTTAGGAGCTATATTTTTAGCAAATCAGAGATTAATGGAAAATTTGCCAACAGAGGTTAGTTGTGAAAAAAAATCTCTTTCTTTTAGAGTCAATAACTTGAGCGGCTTAGATAGTAATGAGGCAAGTGCAACTATTGAAAATCCAACTTTAAGTACTGTGATGGGAAAGATTAATGATATAGCACAATTGTGGTTAGATAAATATAGCGCTACAAATAAACATTCGACGATTTTAGATTATAAAGAAAGTATGCTTTATTCAGAAGCTCAGATGATGGCAGAGTTTGGATTAGAAGCAAAAAATTTGATCAATAAGTTAAATATAAATTATGAAAATGTAGGAAAAAAACAGATTTATCTATGTAGACTTAAACAAATTTATTATTCAGCTAGTATGAATGCTGTTATTCAACCTTCAAATCTTATAGCTGATAGTATTACTTGGGAAGATTTTCAAGCAAAAGGAGTCAATAATGATAATCCACCAGTATATGTTTCAAATATAGATTTTGGAAGAGTTGTATATATAAAATTTGAGACTACAGAAAATAGTGATAAAGTAAAAGAAGCTTTCTCGGCGGCAGTAAGAGGAGTTGATATAAGTCAGAACTTAGATTATACAAATATCTTAAAGAATTCATCATTTAATCTAATAGTAGTTGGTGGAACAATAGACGAAAGTAAGGGGGTTGGATTACAAGCTTTAGATGATATGAGAGCAGTTTTAAATTCAGGGCTTACATTTTCGAAGAGTAATCCTAGTTTTCCAATCTCATATACAACTACTTTTCTAAAAAATAACGAATTGGCTATTACAAGTACAAAAACTGAGTATGTAGAGGTGAAAACAGAGGTTTTTAATAGTGGAGAACTTGTATTAGAGCATTATGGGGCATATATAGCTAGATTTTTTGTTGACTGGGAAGAGCTAAATTATGATAGTAAAGGAAATGAAATAGTAACTAAAAACTCTTGGAGTGATAATGGATATAATAAAACAGCTCCATTTAAGACTATTATACCTTTACCTGCTAATAGTAGAAATATAAACATCAAGGCAGAAGGAGCAACAGGACTTATATGGGAGCCATGGAGAACTTCTGTAAATAAGAGAAATTTGCCATTAGTAGAAAGAAGAAATGTCACTATTAGAGGAACAACGTTATCACAAAATGGAACAGTAACGCCTGATAGGTAG
- the htpG gene encoding molecular chaperone HtpG, with protein sequence MRKEAKVFQAETKELLNLMIHSIYTNREIFLRELISNASDAIDKIKFEALTDSEILKEDKEFKIVISVDKNKKEITITDNGIGMTYDEVAENIGTIAKSGSKAFKEKLENTSKDDIDIIGQFGVGFYSGFMVADKMTLITKSPKSDMGVKWTSTGNGSYEIEEFEKKERGTSITLTIKDGEEFMTFLEDWKIRDLVKKYSDYVRYPIIFNDETINSTKPIWKTDKSQLKDENYNEFYKSTFHDWEDPMFHFHLKVQGNIEYTALLYIPKKAPMDFYSKDYKKGLQLYTKNVFIMDKCDELIPEYFSFVKGLVDCDDLSLNISREILQQNSELTTISKNLEKKIISELEYVLKNDREKYIEFWEAFGRNIKFGIHDMFGMNKDKLQNLLIFRSSLDDKYVTLKEYVERMGEEKKEILYVVGEDLATVKSLPKMEALKEKGIEVLILTDKIDEFALKTMNEFEGKTFKSISDSDFKLEENKEKEEEIKRLSEDNKSMLDKIKESLTGKIVDVELSNNLGNGASALLAKGEISLEMEKVLSQIPGNENIKAEKILALNPEHPLFVKLQECKDTPKFDDLLDVLYTEALMLEGFQIENPVEFIKKLNNLLK encoded by the coding sequence ATGAGAAAAGAAGCAAAGGTATTTCAAGCAGAAACTAAGGAATTATTAAATTTAATGATACACTCTATTTATACAAATAGAGAGATTTTTCTAAGAGAGCTAATATCAAATGCTAGTGATGCTATTGATAAGATAAAATTTGAAGCTCTCACAGATAGCGAAATTTTAAAAGAGGATAAAGAATTTAAAATAGTTATCTCTGTAGATAAGAATAAAAAAGAGATAACAATTACAGATAATGGAATAGGAATGACTTATGATGAAGTAGCTGAAAATATAGGAACTATTGCAAAATCTGGTTCGAAAGCTTTTAAAGAAAAATTAGAGAATACTTCAAAAGATGATATAGATATCATTGGACAATTTGGAGTAGGATTCTATTCTGGATTTATGGTAGCTGATAAGATGACTCTTATTACAAAATCTCCAAAATCTGATATGGGAGTAAAGTGGACATCTACTGGAAATGGTTCTTATGAGATAGAAGAGTTTGAAAAGAAAGAGAGAGGAACTTCTATCACTCTTACTATAAAAGATGGAGAGGAGTTTATGACTTTCTTAGAAGATTGGAAAATAAGAGATTTAGTTAAAAAATACTCTGACTATGTAAGATACCCTATTATTTTCAATGATGAAACAATTAACTCTACAAAACCAATTTGGAAAACAGATAAATCTCAACTTAAAGATGAAAATTATAATGAGTTCTATAAATCTACTTTCCACGATTGGGAAGATCCTATGTTCCACTTTCATCTAAAAGTACAAGGTAATATTGAATATACCGCTTTATTATATATTCCTAAAAAAGCTCCAATGGATTTTTACTCAAAAGATTATAAAAAAGGATTACAACTTTATACAAAAAATGTCTTTATAATGGATAAATGTGATGAGCTAATTCCAGAATATTTTAGTTTTGTAAAAGGACTTGTAGATTGTGATGACTTATCACTAAATATTTCAAGAGAGATTTTACAACAAAATAGTGAGCTTACTACTATTTCTAAAAATCTTGAGAAAAAAATCATATCAGAGCTTGAATATGTATTAAAAAATGATAGAGAAAAATATATTGAGTTTTGGGAAGCTTTTGGTAGAAATATAAAATTTGGTATCCACGATATGTTTGGAATGAATAAAGACAAACTTCAAAACTTATTAATATTTAGAAGTTCTCTAGATGATAAGTATGTTACATTGAAAGAGTATGTAGAGCGTATGGGAGAAGAGAAAAAAGAGATTCTTTATGTAGTAGGAGAGGATTTAGCCACTGTAAAATCTCTACCTAAGATGGAAGCTCTAAAAGAAAAAGGAATAGAAGTCTTAATCTTAACTGATAAGATTGATGAATTTGCTTTAAAAACTATGAATGAGTTTGAAGGAAAAACTTTTAAATCAATAAGTGATTCTGATTTTAAATTAGAAGAAAATAAGGAAAAAGAGGAAGAGATTAAAAGATTATCTGAAGATAATAAATCTATGCTAGATAAGATAAAAGAGAGCTTAACGGGGAAAATAGTAGATGTTGAGTTAAGTAATAACTTAGGTAATGGTGCTTCTGCTCTACTTGCTAAGGGAGAAATCTCTCTTGAGATGGAAAAAGTATTATCTCAAATTCCTGGAAATGAAAATATAAAAGCTGAAAAGATTTTAGCATTAAATCCAGAACACCCTTTATTTGTAAAACTTCAAGAGTGTAAAGATACTCCTAAATTTGATGATTTATTAGATGTTCTTTATACAGAGGCTCTTATGTTAGAAGGATTCCAAATAGAAAATCCTGTAGAGTTTATTAAAAAATTAAATAATTTATTGAAATAG
- a CDS encoding alpha-galactosidase, translating to MIRINKNKKEFHLQGKNFSYVFNVMQNGQLGQLYFGKKIRHREDFSHFFYKPEVGIGIIAHYEEDPGFSLEYFKQEYPSYGTTDFRKPAFEIEDENGSRVSNFVYKGYRIYKGKEKLQGLPATYVLSEEEAETLEITLEDEILECSLYLTYTIFNERDILTRNARFENYGKQNLKLNRAMSLSLDLPDYNYEMLHFSGAWARERHLKTRKLEVGSQYIDSTRGASSAHQNPFIILKRPNTDEDMGEAIGFSLVYSGNFLAHVEVDHFDATRVTMGINPFDFSWSLNGGESFQTPEAIISFTSTGLNSLSQNFHSLYRERLMRGEWKEKERPILINNWEATYFDFNEEKLLNMVRKAKKLGFELFVLDDGWFGKRNDDKSSLGDWFPNLEKLPNGIKGLAEKVEAEGMKFGLWFEPEMISKESELYKKHFDWILGVKGRKLSLGRNQYILDLSKEDVQDYIISVLDERFAEAPISYVKWDMNRNMTEITYRDLPHKYILGLYRILEKITTKYPHVLFESCASGGGRFDAGMLYYMPQVWTSDDTDAIVRLKVQHGTSMGYPLLTMGAHVSDIPNHQTARKTSLDIRNHVAYFGNFGYELNPLIFDEEMDKKVIKYLDFYKENRKLIQFGDFYRIESPFEGNTTSWIVVNKDKSEALVGYFQILAEPNPGYNKKVILKGLNSEKKYLVNDEFEAYGDELMNVGIVFPQPDRYFSKDSETQDFQSKIFKLKEIK from the coding sequence ATGATAAGAATAAATAAAAATAAAAAAGAGTTTCATTTACAAGGGAAAAATTTTAGTTATGTTTTTAATGTTATGCAAAATGGACAATTAGGGCAACTTTATTTTGGAAAAAAAATAAGACATAGAGAAGATTTTTCACATTTTTTCTATAAACCTGAAGTTGGAATTGGAATAATAGCTCATTATGAAGAGGATCCAGGATTTTCATTAGAGTATTTCAAACAGGAGTACCCATCATATGGAACAACAGATTTTAGAAAGCCAGCTTTCGAGATAGAGGATGAAAATGGAAGTAGGGTAAGTAATTTTGTATATAAAGGATATAGAATTTATAAGGGGAAAGAAAAATTACAAGGATTACCAGCTACTTATGTGTTATCAGAAGAGGAAGCTGAAACTTTAGAGATTACTTTAGAGGATGAAATTTTAGAGTGTAGCTTATATCTTACCTACACTATTTTCAACGAAAGAGATATTTTAACTAGAAATGCTAGATTTGAAAATTATGGAAAACAAAATCTAAAATTAAATAGAGCAATGAGTTTATCATTGGACTTACCAGATTATAACTATGAGATGTTACACTTTTCAGGAGCTTGGGCGAGAGAAAGACATCTTAAAACTAGAAAATTAGAGGTAGGAAGTCAATATATAGATAGTACAAGGGGAGCAAGTAGTGCTCATCAAAATCCTTTTATTATTTTAAAAAGACCTAATACAGATGAGGATATGGGAGAGGCTATTGGGTTTTCATTAGTTTATTCTGGAAACTTTTTAGCACATGTAGAGGTAGACCATTTTGATGCTACAAGAGTGACTATGGGAATAAATCCTTTTGATTTCTCTTGGAGTTTGAATGGAGGAGAAAGCTTTCAAACACCAGAAGCTATAATCTCTTTTACAAGTACAGGACTTAATAGCTTAAGCCAAAATTTCCATTCACTATATAGAGAGAGACTTATGAGAGGAGAGTGGAAAGAGAAGGAGAGACCAATTCTTATAAATAACTGGGAAGCAACATATTTTGATTTCAATGAAGAAAAACTTCTAAATATGGTAAGAAAAGCTAAAAAACTTGGATTTGAACTTTTTGTATTAGACGATGGTTGGTTTGGAAAGAGAAATGATGATAAAAGTTCTTTAGGAGATTGGTTCCCTAACTTAGAAAAATTACCTAATGGTATAAAAGGGTTGGCTGAAAAAGTAGAAGCTGAAGGAATGAAGTTTGGACTTTGGTTTGAACCAGAGATGATAAGTAAAGAGAGTGAACTTTATAAGAAACACTTTGATTGGATATTAGGAGTAAAGGGAAGAAAACTATCTCTAGGAAGAAATCAATATATCTTAGATCTATCGAAAGAAGATGTACAAGATTATATAATTTCTGTACTTGATGAGAGATTTGCTGAAGCTCCAATATCTTATGTTAAATGGGATATGAATAGAAATATGACAGAGATAACTTATAGAGATTTACCTCATAAATATATTTTAGGACTATATAGAATATTAGAAAAAATAACTACAAAATATCCACATGTACTATTTGAGTCTTGTGCTTCTGGTGGTGGAAGATTTGACGCTGGTATGTTATATTATATGCCACAAGTATGGACAAGTGATGATACTGATGCAATAGTTAGATTAAAAGTTCAACATGGGACTTCAATGGGATATCCATTACTCACTATGGGGGCTCATGTTTCAGATATTCCTAACCATCAAACCGCTAGAAAAACAAGTTTAGATATTAGAAATCATGTAGCTTATTTTGGAAACTTTGGTTATGAGTTAAATCCACTTATTTTTGATGAAGAGATGGATAAAAAAGTAATTAAATATCTAGATTTCTATAAAGAAAATAGAAAGTTAATTCAATTTGGAGATTTTTATAGAATAGAGAGTCCATTTGAAGGAAATACAACATCTTGGATAGTAGTCAACAAAGATAAATCTGAAGCTTTAGTTGGATATTTCCAAATTTTAGCTGAACCAAATCCTGGTTATAATAAAAAAGTTATCTTAAAAGGGTTAAATTCAGAGAAAAAATATTTGGTCAATGATGAATTTGAAGCTTATGGAGATGAACTTATGAATGTAGGAATAGTTTTCCCGCAACCTGATAGATATTTTTCTAAAGATTCAGAAACACAAGATTTTCAAAGCAAAATATTTAAATTAAAAGAGATAAAATAA
- the melB gene encoding melibiose:sodium transporter MelB, producing MVDFKMKLSYGIGALGKDYACAIIYIFLMYYLTDVVGMVPAFVGTLFLVARLWDAINDPMMGMIVDNTRSRWGKFRPWILIGTILNAVVLIAMFFKPNGLEGKMLYAYISVAYILWGMTYTVMDIPFWSMIPALSSDKKEREKIAVVPRIFASLAWLSIGSFGLPVIGLLGNGNEGRGFSLLAVGIAIFFIFASTLTVINVKEQIVSDQKAPKVNLKDTFRLIFKNDQLVALIGTVLMYNLVAQISGGVAIYYFKYVVGREALFSVFTGFSGIAEIAALMAFPMLSTKIGRKKVFFLACSLPVIGFGLLCLAGYIAPESATLVAACGIVAKLGSGLSLGISTVMLADVVDYGEFKFGSRNESVIFSVQTLLVKSASAVSGWLIGIGLSLVGYVANVQQTVSAIMGIRSLMIIFPMLLSAMGYVIYKKYYKLNDEYYDEIIEKLTEKRANA from the coding sequence ATGGTAGATTTTAAAATGAAACTTTCATATGGAATAGGAGCATTAGGAAAAGATTATGCTTGTGCTATAATATATATTTTTTTAATGTATTATTTAACTGACGTAGTAGGAATGGTGCCTGCTTTTGTTGGTACACTATTTTTAGTAGCAAGATTATGGGATGCAATCAATGACCCTATGATGGGAATGATAGTTGATAACACAAGAAGTAGATGGGGAAAATTTAGACCTTGGATACTTATAGGAACTATTTTAAATGCTGTTGTATTAATAGCTATGTTTTTTAAACCAAATGGATTAGAAGGAAAAATGTTATATGCTTATATCTCTGTTGCTTATATTTTATGGGGAATGACTTATACAGTAATGGATATTCCTTTCTGGTCTATGATACCAGCTCTATCTAGTGACAAAAAAGAGAGAGAGAAGATAGCTGTTGTACCTAGAATATTTGCTAGTTTAGCATGGTTAAGTATAGGAAGTTTTGGACTACCAGTTATAGGATTACTTGGAAATGGAAATGAGGGAAGAGGATTTTCTCTACTAGCAGTTGGAATAGCAATTTTCTTCATATTTGCTTCAACTTTAACGGTTATAAATGTAAAGGAACAAATAGTAAGTGACCAAAAAGCTCCAAAGGTAAATTTAAAAGATACATTTAGATTGATTTTCAAAAATGATCAATTAGTAGCTTTAATAGGAACAGTTTTAATGTATAACTTAGTTGCTCAAATCTCTGGAGGGGTAGCTATCTACTATTTCAAATATGTGGTAGGAAGAGAAGCATTATTCTCTGTATTTACAGGCTTTTCTGGAATAGCTGAAATAGCAGCACTAATGGCTTTTCCAATGTTATCAACTAAAATAGGAAGAAAGAAAGTATTTTTCTTAGCTTGTAGCTTACCAGTTATAGGTTTTGGATTATTATGTTTAGCTGGATATATTGCTCCAGAAAGTGCAACTCTAGTTGCTGCTTGTGGTATAGTTGCTAAATTAGGTTCTGGACTTTCTTTAGGTATTTCAACAGTTATGTTAGCCGACGTTGTAGATTATGGAGAGTTTAAATTTGGAAGTAGAAATGAAAGTGTAATTTTCTCTGTCCAAACACTACTTGTTAAATCTGCTTCAGCTGTAAGTGGTTGGTTAATAGGAATAGGATTGTCTTTAGTGGGATATGTAGCTAATGTACAACAAACAGTTTCTGCTATAATGGGAATAAGAAGTTTAATGATAATTTTCCCTATGTTATTATCAGCTATGGGATATGTAATATATAAAAAATATTATAAATTAAATGATGAATATTATGATGAGATTATAGAGAAATTAACTGAAAAAAGAGCTAATGCTTAG